The region TCTCCGAGGGGAGGCTCCGGAGAGCCCGGTCAgcaagggtggggaggggcagaaaaGATTTCGTGGAACAAAATTTAACTGAGGGAGCCCCCTGGATTTCCAGGCCGTTGGTTGGTCCCGCATCATTCTGTTATGTGGGGCCTGTGTATCAGGGTTGGGGAAGTTGGCGAGGAGTTAATGATATAATAACATAGTTTATTGAACTTTGGCCATGAGCCAGGATTTGTTCTCAGCGATTTACACTAACTCACATATTTATGTCCTCACTGCTACCCTGTGAGGTAGTTACAGTTATACCCACTGTGCGGATGATGAAACTGGCTTAGAAAGTGGAGGACTTGACATCCACGGACAGGATGAGACCAGCCCCATGCCTCCCCTCCTTCAGGGGTAAGGGTGGGAACTTGGACTCTGCCTGGGGTCCCTGCACTCGGGGagaccccacctccctcccctcagtcccCACCCATCACCTGCTCCAGACCAGCGGATAATCTGGTCCTATTCTTTACCCCGTTTACATCTATCACTACAAGACCCCTGGACTTGAGGCTCTTTCTGCTTTAAGTCAGAAAATTTTAACTTGGCTTCTTGAAATTGTGGTCAgcaagaatggaaaagaatgctGGCGCCTGTTTAGGCTGCAGAATGAAACACTTGCACAAAAGTAAAACAAGCTAAAGCATCTATTAAAGTCATATAAAAGCGAGTGCagctcccccccgcccccacgctGTAGAGCCACAATAGAGTCTATGCCTTGAAGTGGTTGCACACATGGTTACAACTAGTAAGGGACACAGGAAGAGATAGATTTATAAACATACAGGAAGGGGCAGGTAAAGAAGGGGGAGGAGCCCAGGAGTCTCAATTCATTTTTGATATTTGGTGGGAAAGCCCTTGATCAGATCAGGCGTTGAGTGCTTTTGTCTTTTTGCAGATGTTCTCCCTTCCTCAGAAGGAATCCAGGACACCTACCACCTGTCCGGGTTCAGTCTCCACACGAGGCCTGCATAGTATCTATGGGGATGGTCTGGAAAGAGAAGCCTCCAGAAAACCAGACCAGAAGCTGCTCTATGGCGTGGGTGATCCCACTGCCATGTTCTCCTCCGACAGTCCCCACTTGTCCTCTAGAGGAAGCATCATTAAATGGTTCTGGGATTCAGCTGAGCAGGGCTACCGGACCTACCACATGGATGAGTATGATGAGGATAAGAACCCTGGCGTGAGTGAAGCCCCTATCCCCACTGGGACCCAAGGGAGCACTGCGGTTGGTGGTGGCGATGGGGGGTGGTGTGTGCCCTACCTTGACCAGTAATAGGGCGGCACCCAGCTTGCAATTGTCAGGTTGGAGTTATGGTCCTCTGACCTCCAAGAGGACATCTGATGGAGCTCAGAGAGGCCCCAGTTTATTACGTGGATCAGAAAACTACCCATTTATAATTTAGGGGACTTTGATTTGTGAGGGAGGAGTTCAAGAACCGTAGAATGCTCTTATATGGATTCTGATCCGCAGCTCGTCAGCTATCCCACTTTAGAGCTGGGACAGAACTAAGGTTCCGGTCACAGCTGTTTGGCTTTACAGGTTGTGTGTTCTTGAGCTAATTACTTAACCTCTGTAAACCTCAGTTCATTTCTGAAATGGAATGAAACCTTCTCTATAGAACTGTCACATCTAAATGAGAGCAGGTATACAAGTTATTAGTACAGTACTTCCCTGCAGAGCATTCAGTAAGTGGTCGTTGCTGTTATTATTAACGTCACCTGCCCCAATTATTACAACTTATTACTGGTAATACCTTCAGAGGGCAGAGAGTCATGAATAACCCAGTAAGAATCTTTACTTGTTGAGTGGTACCAGGGgctggcactgttctaggtgcccAGGTTACAGcagtgtacaaaaataaaattcctgccctcatggaaattagtctagtgggggagacagacagtgAACAGACATAATATGTATACTATGTGGTGATAAGTGCTGTAGGGAAAAATAgagcagggttgggggagggtatagctcaagtggtagagtgcatacttagcatgcataaggtcctgggttcaatcctcagtacctcctctaaaaataactgaataaataaacctccttacctccctccctccacaaataaaaaaattaagaaaaaaaagagagggagagaaagataaAGTAATAGGATAGAGACTGTTGCTATTTTATGTGAGGTGGTCACAGAAGGACACTTTAATATGGTGACATTGGAGCAGAGACCTGAAAAAAGTGAGGGATTGTGTTAGctcttgctgtgtaacaaaatacCTCAGATCTTAGCTGCTTTAACAAATAATTCACATTTTCTGCTGTTCAGGAATCTGGGTGGGAATTTAATCTGAAGATCTTCTGTGAAGGTGCACTGAAGTCAGGGCTGtggtctcatctgaaggcttggcGGGTGGGGGTGGTCTACTTCAAGCTCACTTACACAGTTGTTGGCAGGCCTTAGTCCCTCACCACATGGTCTCCTCCATCGGGCTGCCTCATGATACGGCAGCTGGCTTCCCCTAAGGCAAGCAatccaagagagaaagagagaatgagaggTCACCCGTGCCCAAGATGGAATCCACAGACTCTTTTAACCTAATTTTGGAAGTGACAGCCCATCACTTCTGCAGATTCTGTCCATTAGAAGCAGGTCACTAGGTCTACTCACACTTAGGGAGAAGGGGTTGTACAAgggtgtgaataccaggaggtggAGGGCACTGGGGACCAACTCAGAGCCTGGGTAGTACTGAGAGTGAGCACTGTGGGTATCTGGGGGAAGGGCATTCCTGACAGAGGGAACAGCCAATGCAAAAGCCTCAGGGCAGAACTGTACTTGATGAATTCAAGGGACAGCAAAGGGGCTGCTGGCTGGAGACCAGCATGAGGTCAGAAAGGTAATGGGGGCAGGGTGATAATAAATCTGTAACCTCAGATAGGACATGGTGAGGCTTCTGATTTTAGACTAAGTGGGATGGAAAGTGTTCAAAGGAAGAGCAATATGatctgatttctctttttaaaaaggtgaCTGGGACTGCTGTGTGGAGATTAGACTCTGGGAGGGTCGGGGTGAGGGAGTGAGCAGGACAGGAAGGAGGGAAGCTATTGAGATAATGTAGACAAGAAGTGCTGGCGGCTTGGGCCAGGGCCCTAGCAGTGGAGGGGGAGAAGGGGTTGGACTGTGCACGTATGCCGCTCAGGTAGGAGTGGCAGGATCTGCAGATGGACTGCTTATGGGTGGAGGATCCTATAAGTTTGCTCCCCAGGACGTGAAGGGACACTGCCTTTTATTTGTCTTAGCCTGAGCTCATTCAAGTTCTACTTTTTCATCCTTTCTCCTTCTTCATCCTTGCCAATAACTGAGGGGTCAGGAATTAGCTGTGCGTGAGTCTCTCTGGGGACTCTGTAAGGGGCAGTTTGAGTTGTGCCTTCCCCCATCCCTGGCCTATGAGAATAATGCCTTATGAGGGGGGACCTGGATGCGGTATGAGGCTGCCTGGGTCTCACCCGGGGAGTGTTTCCACCAGCACAGGGCTTCTTGCTCTGCGCTCACCCTTGTTCCTGTTCCTGCCAGAGCGCCAATTTACGTGTACGTTCTTTTAtcccataaatatgtattgagtCCCACTGATGCTCTTGAGAGATATAGTGTTGTCTTGGGAGTGTATCTGGCCTTCAGGGACCTCCCCATCTAGTAGGGGTGATAAATCCTGTATGTTACTCCCTGTGACCTGGGACAGAAACTGACCACTGCTCTAACAGGGTACAGATAAAGCACTTTGGGGtccagaagaagaaaagatcCTTTGCAGGTGGAATTttgaggaaggcttcctggaagagatgGCATTTGAACAGAGCTTTAGAAATGGGAAGATGGCATCAGGGAGCTACATGGAGGGCACAGCTTGAGCAAAGGCCAGGAGGGGTGGTGGGAAGGGTGGGATCGCAGAGAGCTCTGCTCTGCTGCCTTGCGATGTTCCTCAGACCTTCACTGGCCATTTCTGCCGCGCTCACATGGCTCCATACCTCTCACCTCCAGGGCATCATTAACCTGGGCACCAGTGAGAACAAACTCTGCTTTGACCTGCTGTCCAGGAGGGTAAGTCCCGGTGCACCTCTGGGTGGCATCCCCAGCTCCGAGGGGCTGTCTTGTCTGGAATTCCCCAGAATACTTCCCCCACAAAAGCCTCCTGCTGGTCTCAGCGGCCCTGGCCCTGGAGTCAGAGACCCAGGTTCCAGATATGCCTTGGGGACCACTTCCTCTGCCCTGTTGGCCGAGTCACTTCCCTACTCTGATCCGgcttcttcatctcttctggcTCTTCCGCTCCTCAGTCTCTCCTGCTACCTGGGTCCCTGCTCTCAGAGAAAATAAATACTAGGTGATGTGTGGTCAGTATTTAACAACTGGCCCTGGGGATGGGTGGGCCCTGATCTGTAGCTTTTGCCAATCCCCATAGTGTAAATACCCACTATGTGGCCAGTTTCAGCCTGTGCTGTGACATCACTGCACTCAGAGCTGGGAGAGAGGTGCGGGGGCACCATAGTGCAGGGTTCCCACCATCCGGACACACAGACCAAGAGACCCTTCAGAGCTCAGATGGTAGCAAACTGGAGTAACATAAGCAGGAGCAATATTATTTGAATACTTTccacctttgtttttaatatgataAGTTACCtatagtttatataatttaatgtttGAAAATGGCTGGTTTTTACCAGTTTGCAAAATTCCTCAAACTTTAATAAtcaggtttctttattttctttatttttttaaattgaaggatagttgctgtacaatattatatgttacaggcaTCTGATATAGCggttcacaattttttaaaaggttattctccatttatagttattataaaatattggtaatACTCCCCGTCTTATACAATATAGCCTTGcccttattttatacctaataattTGTGCCCCTTAACCCCCTGTCCTTAtgttgccccctccctccccgccaactcacagacatagagaatacTCAGATTTCTTCAGCTGCTCTGAGCCTTCTATAGCAAAACACTGGAACTACCTGATAAATGTGTCTCTCAAGGCCTAGGAGTCAGAGCTTGGGACTAGTGAGAGCCGTTGCTTAACCCAAAGGAACAAATCTCCAAAGGGGAACGATCTAAGCTGCAAGGGGAGAGGGACATAGGGAGTGGGCTCGAAAAGCCTGTTCTTCCCAAAGCCAGTCCCCCACTCCAAGGCAGCTCAGCGCTGccagtagaaataaaatgtgagccatgtataaatttaaaaattttctataaataaaaagagactggtggaattcattttaataatggattttatttagcCCAGTGTATCTAAAATATggtcatttcaacatgtaatcagtatAGAAATGATTAATATTTTACATACTTCTTTCATATcaagtcttcaaaatccagtgtcTCATTTAGACTAGTCACACGTTAAGTGTCGAGTAGCCACGTGTGGCCagcatattggacagtgcagctcCAGTGAcgaaggggaaagggaaaaggcTGCAGTTATGACCATGTGGCtgattccctttcttcttttggtCCCACTGCCCAAAGCTCCGATCTTTCCTTGACTTTGTGTGTGAGATGCCCTGGGAGTCACTAACTCAGCCCCTGGCCAGGGTGGGGATGGTGTGGAAATGGCCACATTTTCCAAAGTATGAGGTTGAGCTGAGCCTGAAGGAAGACAATGCCCTGAGTCCCTCTAGAACTTAGAGCCAAGACAGAGGGGAGGGCACCTGAGTCTGGGACTCCATTGTCACTCATGGAGGAGCTGAATGGTGCAATCTCCTACCACTGCCTCCACAAATCCACCCCTCTGGTTTTTTGGGTGGCCATGCTGTATAAAGAGCACTAGACTAGGGGTCAAAGATTCTTTTGTcttagctctgccacttgctagtgCTGTAACATTGGCTAAGGCCTCTCAcattttaagcctcagtttcctcatctgcaaaatgggcatgaGAATGCTGTTCCTGTGCTGCCTCTGTCTCCGATGAGCAGACCAAGCCCTTGGCTTTAGAGGCCCCGGAGCTGCGTGGATGTGGGTGACAGTGCCGGTCCCCACTGTGAGGGCATGTGGCCCTCAGCCCTGCGTTGCCCTCTCTGTCCCCAGCTGAGTCAGAGCGACATGCTGAGGGTGGAGCCGTCCCTGCTGCAGTACCCTGACTGGAGGGGACATCTGTTGTAAGTAGTTACTGTTCTCAGCCCCCGGGCAGTTTTTCTTCCCAAGAGACATAtggcaacatctggagacatttttggttgttataaCTGGGAGAGGGGTATTACTGGCTTTTATTGGGTAGAAGCCAGGAATGCTATTAAACCTCCTATAATGCCCAGGACAGTGCCCCCACCACGAAGGATTATCTGGCCCAAAACATCAGTAGTGGCAGGTTGAGAAAGCCTGGGCCAGGCTGAGGGCCTAGTCCTGAAGAGCTGGTGGGCGTGGGGTCTTCTGGAGCATCTGCAGAGAACTGGTGCCTCTGGCCCATCTGACCCCCCTTAGGAGCTCCCTGGCTTGGTTCTCTGAGTCTGAGGCACGGAGAGGGACTTCTGGTGAGGAGTCTTTGTCTCCAGTTTCTTAGTAGCTTTGGAGGAGCCAGAATCAACTTAGGGGGAGCTGGCTGAGGCCTTTGCCTGCTGGTAAGATTAAGAAACTAATAAAAGtttgtatttattgagcacctactagggTCCAGATGCTGTCCTAAGGGTTTAGTGACAGAGCAGAACTTGATTCCAAGAGTGGTTCCAAAGCACATGTTCTTCGAGTAATTAGGATGGTGGGCCCTTGAGTCAAACCACTCCAGCAAATGACCTAACGccttcaagcctcagtttctttgtctgtacaatggggataatgataataGTAGTTGCATCATAGGGGTTtcatgaagatgaaatgaggAAAATTCTCTAAATAACACCTGCATAAGGTAAATACTTAGTAAATATTAGCAGTAACTGTGATAATAGTTATTGTTAtataattattgtattttttattattactactactattagCTAGATCTGTATAAAGTGTTATTTTTGATATTCTTGAAGTCTGCTGATTAGGTGGGGTTGGGCGTCCTAGAACTACTGGAATCAAAGCGTCAATGCGAGTGCATGGTGTTGGGGCCAGGGAGAGAGGTGGGTACCATGGGGACAAATACTGATCTCATTCCCCTTGTGGGAAACAGAGAAGGGTAATGGTAGCCGCCTGAAGGTTCACCAGAGGAGCTTTGGGATGGGCGGATGGGGGCTTGGAGACCCGCTAACAAGCCCTGCCCGTGTGTCTATCTTATCTCCAGCCTCCGGGAGGAAGTGGCCAGCTTCCTGTCTTTCTACTGCAAGAGCCCTGCACCCCTTAAACCAGAGAATGTGAGTGGCCCCCTCCCTGGCTCTTTCCTGCTCTTCTGCCCCCTCCTTAACTTTTGACCCGCCAGGGGTTTTGGCTGGTCACTTAGTTTTGATTTGAAATTAAGAATACCCACTTGGAATAAGTGGAATTAGGAACACCACATCCCTTCTTCCCCCCTCATCCTAGGTATTTAGAGTGGGTATAATTTCTGCCCTGCTTTGGTGTGCGGCCCCTCTTTGCCTTCACACCTTCAGGCAGGACTCTCTGAGTGACCAGCTCCCTCTTCCTTGCTCAGTTGATCTAGAGCAGGGTCCCCATGAATGAGTCACACAGACAGACTTGGCTGTTAGTCAGGAGGGGCTGTGGCTTTGCTGTGACTGTGCCCCCGAGTTGGGACCTGGCTCTCCTTCTGTGCCTCCTGGGATAGAGGCTGAGGCCCTTGCGCCCTCCTGGGACAGATTCATCTTTGCCCCATGGATGTGTCCCCCTCAGGTGGTTGTTCTCAATGGCTGtgcctctctcttctctgctctgGCCACAGTGCTGTGTGAGGTGGGGGGTAAGTACATCGCCCACTCAGTACTGGGGGCTGCCCTGTTCCTGCACTGTCGCCGTCTGCCTGTCGTTGAGGGCTGCGTCAGAATGCTTTTGCTAGAATAGACTGTTAGACCCTAGGGGGCCTAAATAAGTGGCTGAACAAGACACCAGGGCTTGGCAGTGCCGAGGGAAGTCAAGGTGACGCCAGGGTTCTGGGACGACCTTGGCTTTTACTTCATGCTCACAGTTGGCTGTCACATCCTCACATGACAGTGTGTCCTCaaacaggaagaaaggaagattgTGCTTTGCCTGTCTCTTTTTTATTGGGATGGAGGAGATGGGGCTACCCTTTCCCAGGAGAGTCCCTGCAGACCTCCCGCTGCATCTTACGGGCCAGCATTGACTCAGAGACCTATTCCCAAAGCTGTCCCGGGCGAAGGGGAAGAGAACCCTGGTTGGCTTGCACCAAACTTGGTTCAtcccctggggctggggaaggccCGCCCTCCTTGGACTTACTGCTGGTCATAGCTGAAAAACCTGGGGCTCTCTCCGCAAGGAAGCAAACTGAAGTGGCTGTTGAGTGGCCGGCCAGCAGTGCCTGCTGCGAGACCCGCTGTTGCCTCCGGAACATATCGACTATGGTCATGGGCAGGGGGTGCTGGTGGCCAGGAGCAGAGGCGCACTCACACTAACTTAACTAATAACCATAATATTAGTAACATTTATTGACCACATACTACATTTCAAGTGCCGGCCTAAGGCTTTATGCATAGTCTGTCATTTAATCTGGATGAGGTAGGTGCTATGCTACCCCATGTAACAGATGAGGAGATTAAGACCCAGGGAGCTAAGTTACTTGTCAAAATCACACAGAGAGGTAATAGCCAGGTTTTGAACCACAGAAGGAAGAGTCATTGTTTGGATTTAATAGGCAACTTCCTACCCATTCTAGAACATTCGAGAGAGGGTTCAGCAGCACTCTGTCACTGGGGTATGCAGTCTCCCCTCTTTTCTCATACAGGCCTCTCTCTGGACCTTCCTCAGCTCTGTGTGGCCCAGGGTTGCTGGCCCAGCTCTAACTCCACATGTCCTTTGCATTTCAGTGCACGTTCTCATCTCACAAGGGTCTGTGCTGCTTACAGCACAGTctcgagagagagagaaagaacgtGGTGGGTTTCTGGCCAGCCAGTGCATGGGCTCCTGGGGTCATTGGTCTACCTCTCGTCCAATccctggggccaggggagggaaCATGTCCCACCAAGGCTGTCCCTTCTGGAGCGTGAATAGGGTGGATGGTGCTGAAGGGAAAGTTGGGAAGAGAGGGCAGCTTGACGGATGTGTCCTTTTCCGAAGGAGTGCGTTTACATCTGCGTTAGCGCAGACCTGGGACTCGTCTCATCAGTACCCATCGCCTCCCCACCCACAGCAATAGTCTTCTGTATGATATACCACCCCCTCCACCTAACGTCTCAGCTTTTCTTTCCATATCCCCAGGGAGGGAGAATTCATGCCCCCTGAGGCGGCACGTTCTGTCTCTGGGCAGTTCTATGTGTTGTCGAGTTTTTCTATTTGTCCGGCCCAGACCATCACCCTGCAGCTTCGACTTGCAGACCCCAGCCTGTGCTAGGAGTGACGCAGCATGCTGAGTGCTTCCTGGGCATCTAAGCttcggtttcctcacctgtgaagttaggataataatagtacttactcCACTGAGtgattgtgaggatcaaatgagataaacaCAAATAAACATTTAGCACAGATCCCCGCACgtagtaagagctcaataaatgttagctactaatTATTAGAAAAGAAACTGGTCTCAGTGGCTCTAAAGCTTTAGAAAGAGTTTTGGGAGTTGAGAGAGGAAGCGTGTTCCTCAGATGTTCCCCAAGGATACAGGAGGCTTGGAGAGGCTTGGGGCCAGTGGACAGGGGTCTGGGCGTTCCAGCCAGAGGGTGACAGGCCCTGGCCCACTCCTGCCCCCAGAGGCTTTCCTGATCCCTGCCCCTTACTACGGAGCCATCATGCAGCACGTGTATCTCTATGGCAACGTCCGACTGGTCTGTGTCTATCTGGACAGTGAGGTAAGAGTTCCTGGGACCCCAGGTAGAACCCGGCCTTTCTTAAAGACCAAGACTTCCCTGCATCTGGATTGGAGGGTGGATGAGAGAGGTAGTCCACGCTGAGGGCTCTGGGGGTTATGGCTGAAAGGAGACTGGAGCCTTCTGTTGGCCACAGCTGCACTTGCCTGGGTTCTCTGGGGGCTCTTGACCTTCCATCTCTGAGATTCCTAGGGTCAATGCAGAAGCCAAGGGCAGCCCAGGGAGACCACACTGAAATGGTGGGGTGAGAGTGGGTTAGAGCAGACCCTGGACCCCAGTTGGAGGACTTCAGGAGGCTCTTCCTAAAACCTAAGAACAATGAGGGTTTCCCTGCATATGTGATGGGGTGGGTGGCAGTGAGAGGGAGTGACCCCACCTGTGTTTTTCAGAGACTGTTCTAAAGGAAATGGCAGGGGGAGGAGAGGCCCCAGAGTTTGGGTCTGGTTGGGAGTGGTCACTGAATTTGGCTGCTGGCTTTTGTGGATCTTTTTCCAGGTCACTGGGTTGGAGACACACCCGTTCCAGCTCACAGTGGAGAAGCTGGAGATGGCCCTGCAAGGAGCTATTTCTGAGGTCTGGGGATCAAATTAAACCGAAGGCTGGAAGTGGGTGGGTCCGAGCGGGGCATGGACCCCACTTCCTGTGGCTGATCCCCTCCCAGTGGGGTTGGCAGTCTGTGATGGGGACGGGGGGTAGGGTGGTAGCATGGAACCATTCTGGGGTCAAGCAGGAGTCCGCTCATGGAGGGTCTTCTCTCTAGAGACAGACTCTGAGACTCCCAGGGTACAAAGACTCAACCAGGGAGCTTGATTAAAAATACTGCTCCCCACTTCGCCTGGTTCTCATTCAGCCAGTCGACTGTAGAGCTTAGAAGCCTGTGTTTCAGCAGTCTCTCTGGTGATTTGAGGAGGTGGTCCCCTCCCTTTGAGGGGATCTGAGGCCTCCTGAAGAAAGGCAGAGACCAGCAGCCCTCCAGCAGTTCCTTCCCAGTCcacttttcaaaaatctattaatccaattttcttttttcaccttGGTCATAAAAGCCACACATACCCATTgtggaaattttaaaagcataatccCCACCCACAATCGTACCAACAAAGGCAACCTCTACTGGCGTTTGGGCGTATTTCCCCCTGTGCTTTGTTCTctgcatttgttttctttcttgctgGGTGGTGAACACATTTCCCTGGGACCCTGCCTGGCGCCCATCCCATCCCATGGGACCGTGTGGCTCTGGCCTTCGGGAGGAGCTGAGGGTCTCCTGCCTCACTGATGGTTTCAGGGTGTGAAGGTCAAAGGCCTCATCCTCATCAACCCTCAGAATCCTCTGGGTGACATCTACTCCCCAGGAGAGCTGCGGGAGTACCTGGAATTTGCCAAGAGGTGAGGCGCCCCACACTCACCCCGCAAAGTGTGACTGATCAGGGTTCTGGTGTGGGCTTTGGGGGAGTCCTGCCACCTCTTCACCCCATGTGAATTTCTACCTGCTTTGGCTCCTCcgggcagtggggtggggaggtgggggttaGGGGGTgctggttctctctctctgtttataACAGCGGCTGTCAGTTACTGCCAGCTCTGGGGGCCAGGCCCCCTGCTGAGCACCCTGCCTGCTCCATCTCATGTAATCCTCCCAGGGACCCTTTTAGGTGCCGAGACTGTCATCATCCTCAGTGTACTGAGCCTAGAGTGAGGCAGACGTGAACCTGGGTCTGTCTGTACTCACCTGTCTTGCACTTAACTGTGCCCCTCCATGAAGGTGCCCGAGGACACTGTCACCCCCCTCCCGGTGCTTCAAAAGCCCCACTATCTTCTGCTTTGTCTGTGCGGCTTCTTGTTTGTTTgaagaaagtaaacaaaataagggTGTTCCTGAAAAATAAGTTTGGTAACCCTGGGCTAGACAGTGGTCCTGGATCTGATTCACTGCTGTCCCACCCCAGGGGGATGCATTTGGCCTGCAAACCaagctctctcctccccaccacctgCCCTCCAGGCATGCGCTGCACGTGATGGTGGATGAGGTCTACATGCTGTCCGTGTTTGAGGAGTCAGTTGGGTACCGCAGTGTCCTGAGCCTGGAAGGGTGAGCTGACTGCCAGCCCCCTGGGTCCCCTGTGGTGCCCAGGCCCCTCTGAGGCTCAGCCCACAGGGCATGGCTTGCCCCAGGGTGATTCCTCTTCTGTCCAGCTGATCCCACTGTCCTCAGATCCCTTGAGGAGAAGATGGGAGGCTGGGCTAGTTCCGTGGGATTTCAGAGAGCTCCGGGGAGGGGGCTTGGGATTTCTTGAGGGAGGGCTGCGAGGAGAGGAAACGGGCCTCCTTTGCTGTTCCTTCATCTCCAGAGTAGCTccatttccattcattcattcatttactcattcattcagcaaatatttctggGGCTCCCTGCACGTGCCAAGC is a window of Vicugna pacos chromosome 10, VicPac4, whole genome shotgun sequence DNA encoding:
- the ACCS gene encoding 1-aminocyclopropane-1-carboxylate synthase-like protein 1 isoform X1, which gives rise to MPRPRPSSPYSARSPSPMFSLPQKESRTPTTCPGSVSTRGLHSIYGDGLEREASRKPDQKLLYGVGDPTAMFSSDSPHLSSRGSIIKWFWDSAEQGYRTYHMDEYDEDKNPGGIINLGTSENKLCFDLLSRRLSQSDMLRVEPSLLQYPDWRGHLFLREEVASFLSFYCKSPAPLKPENVVVLNGCASLFSALATVLCEVGEAFLIPAPYYGAIMQHVYLYGNVRLVCVYLDSEVTGLETHPFQLTVEKLEMALQGAISEGVKVKGLILINPQNPLGDIYSPGELREYLEFAKRHALHVMVDEVYMLSVFEESVGYRSVLSLEGLPDPQRTHVMWATSKDFGMSGLRFGTLYTENQDVATAVASLCRYHGLSGFVQYQMAQLLRDRDWINQVYLPENHARLKAAHTYVSKELRALGVPFLSRGAGFFIWVDLRKFLPEATFEEERLLWCRFLENKVLLSFGKAFECKEPGWFRLVFSDKAHRLRLGMQRIRQVLEGESQVAEDPPSCQTQEPRGSHR
- the ACCS gene encoding 1-aminocyclopropane-1-carboxylate synthase-like protein 1 isoform X3, whose protein sequence is MPRPRPSSPYSARSPSPMFSLPQKESRTPTTCPGSVSTRGLHSIYGDGLEREASRKPDQKLLYGVGDPTAMFSSDSPHLSSRGSIIKWFWDSAEQGYRTYHMDEYDEDKNPGGIINLGTSENKLCFDLLSRRLSQSDMLRVEPSLLQYPDWRGHLFLREEVASFLSFYCKSPAPLKPENVVVLNGCASLFSALATVLCEVGEAFLIPAPYYGAIMQHVYLYGNVRLVCVYLDSEVTGLETHPFQLTVEKLEMALQGAISEGVKVKGLILINPQNPLGDIYSPGELREYLEFAKRHALHVMVDEVYMLSVFEESVGYRSVLSLEGLPDPQRTHVMWATSKDFGMSGLRFGTLYTENQDVATAVASLCRYHGLSGFVQYQMAQLLRDRDEWRNKLWFIPTVEYHSAIKSTGTRLSQRHPAE
- the ACCS gene encoding 1-aminocyclopropane-1-carboxylate synthase-like protein 1 isoform X2 — its product is MFSLPQKESRTPTTCPGSVSTRGLHSIYGDGLEREASRKPDQKLLYGVGDPTAMFSSDSPHLSSRGSIIKWFWDSAEQGYRTYHMDEYDEDKNPGGIINLGTSENKLCFDLLSRRLSQSDMLRVEPSLLQYPDWRGHLFLREEVASFLSFYCKSPAPLKPENVVVLNGCASLFSALATVLCEVGEAFLIPAPYYGAIMQHVYLYGNVRLVCVYLDSEVTGLETHPFQLTVEKLEMALQGAISEGVKVKGLILINPQNPLGDIYSPGELREYLEFAKRHALHVMVDEVYMLSVFEESVGYRSVLSLEGLPDPQRTHVMWATSKDFGMSGLRFGTLYTENQDVATAVASLCRYHGLSGFVQYQMAQLLRDRDWINQVYLPENHARLKAAHTYVSKELRALGVPFLSRGAGFFIWVDLRKFLPEATFEEERLLWCRFLENKVLLSFGKAFECKEPGWFRLVFSDKAHRLRLGMQRIRQVLEGESQVAEDPPSCQTQEPRGSHR